Below is a genomic region from Gillisia sp. Hel_I_86.
TCCCAAGTATTACCAGTATATAAATAGAGGTGTATCCATAAAGCAGCAATAAGCTTCCAAGCATTGGAACATCAAAAATAAGTTTGGCCAGGATCAAGCCAATGGTCAACAACCCCATGCCTATCACCCAGAAAGGAAATAATTTCCCAATTATAAACTGGCTCTTTTGAATGGGGGTGACATTGATTTGTTCCAAGGTCCCTATTTCCTTTTCCCTAACAATATTCATCCCCGAAAGGAACAAGGTGATCATGGTTACCAATAGCACCAAGATTCCAGGTACCATGAACGTTTTGTAGTTTAAGGTCTCGTTATACCAAAAAGATGGAATACTGGTAATATTTACGGGTATTCTCAAGGCATCTTCAGGCTGCATTAATTCTACCTTCAGTTTTTTATTGAAACTTTGCACAATTTGATTGATATATACGTTTTCTACCCCCGCCGCCGCACCATCAATGGCATTACTGGTGACTCCCAAATCTGTATATTTTTCTTTTCGCAGATCGCGCTCAAAATAATCAGGGACCACCAATAGCACATCCACTTCCCCCTTTAACATGGCCGAACTGGCTTTAGCTTCCGAAGAAAAATCCGTTAAAACGTTAAAATAGGTAGAGGCATTGAATTTTTCTATTAATTCGCGGGAGTAAGAACTATGGTCGTTATCTATATAGGCAAATTTGATGTTTTTCACCTCGTAGGTTGCCGCATTCGCTAGAATAACCAATTGCAATATTGGCAATATAAAAATGATGGGAAGCATGCCTTTATTCCTAAAGATCTGCCGGAACTCTTTTTGTATGATATAGCCTATGGTCTTCATTATTCTAACCTGATTTTATATTTCTTAATACTTAAGCCAATAAAAAAGAGCGTCATCACTAATAAGATCAGGGTTTCCTTCCAAATCAAGGATATGCCCACCCCTTTTAGCATAATGCCTTTTAAAATGATGATAAACCATTTGGCGGGGATAATATGACTTATAATTTGCAAAGCTCCCGGCATGCTGGAAATGGGAAAAATAAAACCCGATAACAAGATCACAGGGAGCATTAATCCCATTAGGGAGATCATCATAGCGGTTTGTTGGGTAGCCGAAATGGTCGAAATTAAAATCCCCAAGGTTAAAGAGGTAATAATAAACAACACACTTTCCAGGCCCAATAAAAAGAGGCTTCCCTGTACCGGCATTTTAAATATAAAAATGCTTAATATCACAATAACCGCCGCATTTATGACCGATAGAAAAATATAGGGCACCACCTTTCCAATAATTACTTGAAAAGGTTTTAATGGCGATACCAACAAGATCTCCATAGTGCCCAATTCTTTTTCCCTGGTGATGGAAATTGAGGTCATCATGGCCGATACCAACATTAAAATAATGGTCATCACCCCAGGCACAAACATAAATACACTCTTTAGTTCCTGGTTATATATCATTCGGGTTTGCGGAACGATTTGATACGCTATTTTAATGTCTTTATTTTGGCCTTGCCGATAATTTTGAAGGATGGAGTTTATATAATTGCTTATGGTATTAGCGGTATTGGGATCGGTGGCATCGGTTATTACCTGAATGGTCGCCTGTTTTTCTTTTATGAGGTTTTTACTGAAATCTTTCTCAAAGTTTAAGACGGCTTTAATTTCCCCTTTTTTAAAAGCAGCCTCAATATCTGCTTCCCGCTCTATAAATTGATTGATGCTGAAATATTTTGAAGATGAAATTTTATTGATGATCTCTCCTGTAGTAGCATCTTTGGAGTGATCTAAAATTGCGATCTCCACATTATTTATCTCATTGGTAATGGCAAATCCGAAAAGCAAAATTTGGGCGATGGGCATACCAAATAAGATGAACAACGATCGCTTATCCCTGAAGATATGGTAGAATTCCTTTTTTATGAAGCCTA
It encodes:
- a CDS encoding ABC transporter permease; its protein translation is MKRFIGFIKKEFYHIFRDKRSLFILFGMPIAQILLFGFAITNEINNVEIAILDHSKDATTGEIINKISSSKYFSINQFIEREADIEAAFKKGEIKAVLNFEKDFSKNLIKEKQATIQVITDATDPNTANTISNYINSILQNYRQGQNKDIKIAYQIVPQTRMIYNQELKSVFMFVPGVMTIILMLVSAMMTSISITREKELGTMEILLVSPLKPFQVIIGKVVPYIFLSVINAAVIVILSIFIFKMPVQGSLFLLGLESVLFIITSLTLGILISTISATQQTAMMISLMGLMLPVILLSGFIFPISSMPGALQIISHIIPAKWFIIILKGIMLKGVGISLIWKETLILLVMTLFFIGLSIKKYKIRLE
- a CDS encoding ABC transporter permease, yielding MKTIGYIIQKEFRQIFRNKGMLPIIFILPILQLVILANAATYEVKNIKFAYIDNDHSSYSRELIEKFNASTYFNVLTDFSSEAKASSAMLKGEVDVLLVVPDYFERDLRKEKYTDLGVTSNAIDGAAAGVENVYINQIVQSFNKKLKVELMQPEDALRIPVNITSIPSFWYNETLNYKTFMVPGILVLLVTMITLFLSGMNIVREKEIGTLEQINVTPIQKSQFIIGKLFPFWVIGMGLLTIGLILAKLIFDVPMLGSLLLLYGYTSIYILVILGMGLFISNFTDTQQQAMFIAWFFVVIFILMSGLFTPIESMPEWAQVITEFNPIKYFVEIMRMVMLKGSGFTDILSLALKTLAYAIVMNGLALWSYKKTN